The DNA sequence AAAATATAGCGGTGGTGGGAATTTCAGACAAGACCGAAAGACCGAGCTATGATGTTTCCAGTTACCTTGTAAGGCATGGATTCAACGTGATTCCCGTCAATCCATCCATTGATACATGGAATGGGATAAAAGCCTACCCGGATCTACTTTCCATACCTTCTGCAACGAAGATCAACATAGTGGATATATTCCGGAAGTCAGAACAGGTACTGCCGGTAGTAGAGGAAGCTCTGAAGATTCATCCGGACGTTATCTGGATGCAGGAAGGAGTTATCAACATCGAGGCTGCAGAACTCGCAAAGAGAAATAATGTCAGTGTAGTAATGGACAGATGTATCAAGAAGGAACACATGAGACATACGCTAAAATAAATCTGTAGTATTTTGAACGATTTGACGTGACACTTATAAGAGAACTTCCTGAGGAAAAGTGGGCCGATTATAGGGATCTGCGGCTTATGGCACTAAAACAGGAACCGGAAGCCTTTGGGAGTTCATACGAGGAGGAGATAAATCTTCAAGAGACGGAATGGAGAAAACGAACGCACAATGCGCTTTTCGCGACTGAAGGCAGCTTAATCGTTGGAATGATCGGAGTCATTTTCGGCAACAGAATTAAAACTGGACACGTGGCATCCATCGTCAGTTTTTTCGTACTTCCCGAATACAGGAAACGGGGAATAGGAAAAGAACTCCTTGAAGCAGCTATTGAAAGGGCCAGAGGCAATCCGCAGGTGTTGAAAGTGGAACTCTTCGTAAATCCAGTCCAGGCCCAGGCAGTCAGGTTATACGAGAAAAACGGATTCAGGACCACCGGTCTCATGACGGGGCAGCTGAAGGTAGCTGGAAAATTATACGATGAGCTCTACATGGAGAAATTTTTCAACAGAACTCAGGGCTAAGTAACTGACATCATCCATCATTCCGCATCCAGTGAAAGGAGCAAATAAAAATTATACAACGTGATCATGGCTAACGATGATTGGGGTAATACTTGCCGGAGGATACGGAAAAAGGCTGAAGCCAATTACTGACGAGATTCCGAAGACACTCATAGGTATCAGGGAAAATTATACCATAATGGATCGCCAGATATACGATTTCAAGAATATCGGTATAGAAGAAATATACATATTATCCGGATACCTCGGGCACAAGATCGAGGAGAGATACGGTGACACTGACGGAGAGGTGAAATTTCATTACTTCTGCGAGGAGAAACCTCTTGGCACGCTTTTCTCTATAAGGAACCTGCTTGAACACAGATCTGATGAGGACATAATACTAAGGAATGGCGATACCGTTACGGACTTGAATATGGATAGATTCGTCCAGTTTGCGGAGAATTCCAAATACGGAATGACCATGTTTGTGACCAGGATGAAGAGTCCCTACGGGATAGTTGAAACATTTGGCGACGAGGTTCTATCATTCAAGGAGAAACCATACCTGGACTATTACATAAACGCGGGATTCTATTTCCTGAAAAAGTCAATATTCAAATACTTTTTTGACGACTATTTTGACAAGGATGTTGAAACTACAGTTTTTCCAAAGCTGGTAAGTGCAAAGGAGGTATGCGTCTATAAGGAAGACACCATGTGGATGGGGATAGACAGCGAAAAGGATCTTGAAATGGTAAGGGATGAATATTCCAATAGGGAAGATACGCCTTCAGGGTACATCAAGAACCTTTACACACACGGGAAAAGCAGCATTGTCGAATATTTCATCAAGTCAGGAAAATCCCAGAAGATCCTTTCAGGGCGGAATTCAGTTGCAAGGGTCCTGCGTGGAAATGGCCTGATTGTTTCCGGATCGAACTCGAAGTACAAGGAGAACCAGATCATACCCATGAATGAGGATCTTGAATTCAGGGCATTCGAAAACAGCATAATCGATGTTACAGTCACTTAGCTGGGTATGATTTATATTACTATCTACAGATATTTCATGGCAATACTGTAAAAGCCATAAGCCTTGATGAAACAAAAATTTAATATGCATGATATAATGAAGCACGAGATCACCAATGTCCGTTATGACTAGGGAGACTCTAATCAAGGCTCTCGAAAATACTTACGGGAAAAAGGGGATGATTCACAGCGATGTGGAGGAGCTCTGTGATTTTGTTCTTTCATTCTTCGGCTATGAAGACTATGTGTTAGACAATATGCTTTCAGCACCAGAGAGGGATGTTTTTTACAACCTCGAAGAGTATGGATTTCTTGAGACACACAGGGAAGAGGTAAACATAGTAAAGGGGAAACCATGGAGAATAAACCAGTGGACTTACAAGAAGGTTAACATCAACAAGGCTGCAGAAGCTGTTTTTGAAGAAGAGCCTGAGGAGAACATCTACGATGAAATCTTCAAGAACCTGAACAGTTGAACCGGCTACAAGCTCTGCTCATTTCATGCGCGCTGATGCGGGTTGCATTATTCCGCTCTTGACGCTGATTATCACAGTTGATACCACAATCAGCAAGCCGCCCGCTATCTGGAAAACCCCTAATTTTGTACCCAGTATCAGAACCGTGGCCAATACTGCACTGAGTGGTTCGAAAACCGACAGGATGCTGGCTCTCGACGCGCTAACGAGCCTGAGGCTTCCAATGTAAAGGAGGAAGGGCAAAGCGGTTCCAAGTACAATAATGAAAAGTATAAGCAATATGGAAATCGTATCTACCCTGAACCCTGAATAATTCCAGGGAAGATAAAAAGGCATCGGGATGAATGACCCAAAGATCATTCCCAGTCCCGTGACAAGGGTTGGGTTAAATCTGCCGATTAGCCTGTAGGGATAAACAGTATAGAATGCGGCCGCAAGAGCGGATGCAATTCCCCAGTATACGGCCATTTCAGACACCTTGAGACCGGAGAGGCTTCCATCAGAAAGCAGGAGAAAGAGGCCAGTTATCGCTATAAGAACCGAAATTATTTCAAATGCATAGATTCTTTTAGTTCCGACCAGCACGAACCATACTATGATGAAAAACGGAGCTATGTACTGCAATAGAGTGGCAGTAGCAGCATTGCTGTAATCGATGGTCATGAAATACGCCAGCTGGACTCCAAGCAGACCAATAACCCCGAATATAACCATGGACAGGATGTCGACCAACCTGACCGTGTTCTTCCCGTCTCTTTCAGGAACGAATAAATGGTACCCGACTAGCAGGATGATTCCAGAAAAAAACATCCTGATTTCGACCAGCCATACCGGCTGGATACCATAGCTGTGAAAAAGATCCTGTGCAGCTGTGCCTGAAAGACCCCATAGAGAGGCTGCAACTATGATCATCAGGTAGCCTTTGTATTGCGGCTCCATTCTTAGCACCACGCAGCAAGAGCGGAAAGTGTTGCGGTAAAAGTAGCAGACTGGTTGAGGCTCATTTTCGCCTGATCAGTTTCCCGGCTATGACTGCAGCTCCGAGCCCGCCAATCAATAGTGCTATGCCGGTTTTTGGGCTATCATATATCACGTGCCTCAATGGATTCTTGTATGGATCATACCTGTCAACGTGAATTTCGTACCTGTCCCTGTATTCAAGCACATGCACTCCACGATCCGAATCCTCCAGTGATGCCCGCCAGTCGGCAATCTGCCCCTTGGGTTCCCCGATTGACTTCCTGAAAAGCCCGCTTGACAATGGCTCAGGAACAACATCTCCATCCTTGTCTATCTTCCTGACTGTAAACCTTCCATCAATAAGCGCCTTTGCGATAACAGAATTCCAGAAATCAGGCATAGATCGGTACACCATTATTTCAAGTATATTGAATACGATAAAGAGTTTATCATTTACCGGGCATCTATCCAAGAAACCGGCATAAAACCTGATAACTAAACTGCAAGAATTCCCGCATTGTCGTTTGGAAATCAGGTCGAAACAGTAATAGTAGGGCTGTAATTCCTCGATAGCCACATGGTGATTAGAAATATTCAGGAATTAATCGGGCTAGGGTATCATTCAATACTTATTCCTTTGCCCACGACTGGATGAAGTGAAAACTTTTCGCGATCTCCCCGTCAGCCACTATGGGGAAAATAACAAAAGCTCCTTAGAAGGCAGGAAAAAACTGCATTAATCTGAATTGAGCACAAAAGCTTTAAACTACTACAAACCTATTGTTCACAACTTAATCTATTTAAGATATAATTTGCATTACCCTATTATGAAATCTTCCCGTAGAAGGATGATAGTTGTCATTTCCATACTTATCGTGACTATCACGGTTATTTCGGCTGCCAACGTTTATCAGCAAGGTCCCGGTTCTGGGCATGCTTCTTTTTCGGTTCAGGCCACCGTTAATGGCAGTTCTCCCGTTGCAGCCAGCAACAATACTCAAAACATTTCAATCAGCAGGGAATTTGCTTCCACAGTTACGGCTGTTGCAAACGCGTCCAGCGCACTAAATAAGTACCTATTTCTGCCAAATATAGGCGCAAATATAAGCATGGTGAATGGCCACGTTTCTCCCCTGTATACCGGCGCTCCAGCCCCAATGGGCATCGGAGACTTCGGTATTGTGAACGGAACAGGTCAGAATTATAACACGTCAAGTTTCGAGGGTACTCTCACAGTGAATAATCTAAGCGATTTCTACCTGCTGAATGATGGACCCCATAGTATCTCGGTGCAGCTCAATGCGATATTGAGGAATGTCACAATAGAAGGAAGTGCTAACTACTCATTCTGGACACAAAATGTAATGACATATTCCACTCGGACCCACAATCTTACCTTTGAGGACAATGTCTGGAACTTTTCCAGCCCTACTTCGGTCATAGAGCAGGGAACAATACTCAACAGTACCGGAAAGGTAGTAGAATATCCCGGAGTTCACATAGCTCTTGGGCCAAATTTCACCGTCTCTACGCCATTCTCAGTCAAATTATACCTTAATTCCACCAACAACGGAACTGCAAACAATATTGTGTTCTTCAACTACAGCCTCACGGGAAACATAAATGGAAAACAGAATACGACATCCGGGACATTTGACCGGGTAACCTTTAATTCTGCTGGTGGCGAACCATCCACGTACAGAGCCAAGCCTGCCAATTTCTCCGTGAGCGGAACAACACCTGCCCCTAATGGACTGTTATATGACGCCGAGTTCATGATCGGCGGTCCGGGAGGAGGGAGCACCACTTCCATATACAACATGAGTGCGAACATGACCCTGCAATACAAGAACTCAACCGGCTACAGGAACGTACCCTCAGCCTATGACTTCGGAACCGATACCGGCGAGACTTCCGTTGGGATTTCCGAGTACTATTCCACCAGCAATATTGTTCACCTGAATGCTGGTCCATCCCTGCTCTACGGATTTTGGAACACCACTTCCGGCAATGGCATGGTATCTGTGAAAAGCGGGAAATCAGTATACAGCGGAACGCTCTCACCATCCAACGGGTTCGTTTTCATCAGCATGGGCAATAACTTCAGCAGCACCACCGCTGAATGGGCACCCACAGCACCTGACGGGAGTTTCAGTTTCAAGCTACCTGCTGGAAACTATTCTGCAATGGCGATGATGAGCAATCATAATCCCTTTCAGGTCAAGCTGAAGCAGGCTTCAGCTAATCCTTTGACCCTTACACCAAACTATGCCACCGGCATCTACACCCCAATATTTGCAGACGGAAACAGCCAGCTGCATAACATCAGTTACTCAGGTAGCGGTACAGCAGCATCACCATATGTTCTCTTTGGCGGCAACGAAAGCAGTGCGATAAACCCGCTCTTCACCGAGATGAATGATTTCACCTTTCCGGTGTTCGGGGGACTCATGATCTCCAATGTGTCCAATCACACAATTATCCAGCCACCCTCTTTCCGCGTGAGCTATCCGGTTTCTGACCTTACACAGCTGACAGCGGCAGGATTACCGGAAGTCAACTACCTCAGCATGCTGGTCTACGGTTCATCAAACATGACGATTGAGAATTCGTCATACATATCTGGCTGGTTCTCTTCTTATCTATCCGGATTTCCAGTTGCCAACATTGTTATGTGGAACTCCACAAACATGAATATAACCGGGAATTACTTCGCCAGCCAGGGATCTTCCCTCCTGATATACAATGACAACAATACGGACTCAAACAACACTATCAATGGGAATTATTTCACTATTGACGCCACGGTTACCAATGCCCTTGACCAGTACTTCCTCAATAGCAATTCCCCTGTTGGTCTCCAGGTTTACAGCTCTAACAACACCATCTACAACAACTTCTTTTCAGGGACTGTACCGGCAGTCAGTCCAGGAGGTAGGGGAAACAACATATACAACGGCGGTACAGTATCCTACATAGATAAATGGAACATATCACAAACTCCAGGGATAAACATCATAGGCGGCCAGAACATCAGCGGAAACTACTGGATGAATTACAATGATGGAAGCGGACAGCCACATAATGACAGTGGCCTTATAGCCCATGGATCGGATCAGAGCCCGCTTCACTACCCCAACAGCGTAACATTCAAACCATCAGGGCTCAACCCCGGAACCTCCTATCTCGTCGAATTCCAGGCAAACTTCCTGACACAAAAGGATGTTCCAACCATATTATTTGGAGGTGCTATAGTTAGCGGAGATTCAGCCTTTTCTTTGCCAAATGGATCTTATCAGTACTACGCAGAGGCAGCGGGATTATACACCACGGTGACGGGAAACTTCGCCATCAATGGAAAAAATACCAGCGCACCACTTCGTTTTGTGTCAACTGAAACTTATGAAATAGTGTTTAATCCCATCGGGTTATCAGGCGGGTCTTACTGGAATATCACTATTTCAGGTAGTACCATTTCCCCAGTAACCGCATACAGTGCACCGGGGGTCGGCCTGATATTTTTTGGTGCACCAAACGGGACTTACAATTACACTGTGCTTGCTTATGGGTATACCCTGCTGTCGCCAAATGGAACGGTAAATGTTTCCGGGTCAGACAAGGAGGTTAATCTTAGTTTTACACCGGATGAATATTCAGTCTCCATCACTGAGAAAGGGTTGCCAGCCAATACCGCTTGGTCCGTAACGCTTGGTGGGAAGCAATACAACACGTCCAGCAATACCCTGACAATTCCAGGTTTAACACCCGGCACTTACAATTACACAGTAAACGGCGTCGCAGGATATGTTGCCAGTCCTGGAGGGGAATTCACGCTCGGCTTCAATAATAGCTATATCGGCGTCACTTTCACAACCACTTTGAGTCCCATCCTGCTTGCAGGTTATGCGATACTTGGAGTGATTGCCGGAGGAGTCGTATCAGCTTTCATTGTTTATTCGCGGATGAGGAGAAAATGAACAACTATTTTGCTTAAACGAGGCTGGAATCCAGAGTTTCCCTGCCTCTCAAATACCACGCGACTGATGCAAACATCCCTATTGCCCATACAGCCACAGCATAAAGTATGTAATCTGTTAGTGAAAAGCCGGATATGGCCAGCAGGGTTATTATGTACAGGGCATAGGCAATACCACGGACGCTGGATATTCCCTTACCCCTGTATACTGTTGTGAATAACTCGGGTTGGAGCAGTTCCCTCACCGCCCATCCCATTTCACCGAATACAGCGTTGAGAACGAGCAAAAGAGCCAGCAGGGAGACTGACCTCGAGTAAAAGGAATATGGTATGAAGAGAGCCATTGACAGGAATCCCCCTGCATAGGCTATCACCGAGAGCTTTCTTCTTCCGATCATGTTTATGAAAAGCAGGAGAACAATACCCGTTGCTGCCTCTGCAGCACCGTAAGCAAATGCGATCAGACTGGTAAGGGCCGGGAATTCGTATGGGCCGATGACGTATCCTGCCAGTGCAAAGGTAAGTACTATTGTTATGGCAAAAGACGTAAGCACAAGAAATTTAAGATAATCGTAACGTGAAAATTTCCATGATAGCTTATGGGCGGCGGAATGGGAAACATAGCTCCACCTGTAGCTTTCGGGAAGCTTTGCCCTGGTAATGAGTGCCACAGCAAGCGCCAGAACTATCATAACTGCGAATATATCTTTCTGATAGGTTACGGACGCCGGCATAAACAGGAAAACGGCAGATATTGCGGCAACGCCGATGTTAGCAGAGTTGGATGCAGCTATTAGTGTCTTCCCGCGGTACCTTATGGGAAACTGTTCAGCCATGAACGCGAGAGAAACAGTCTCATCCCCTCCAAATCCCATTTCTGCCAGGAAGATTGATACAACTATTTCCAGGGGTGTAACGGATACAAGTATACCGGAAATACCTATTATTCCAAGAAGAAGCGTAATAATGAAAATCCTTTTTCGACCGTATCTGTCGGAAAGGTATCCCATCAGCAGATTACCGGACAATAACCCTGCGGGTGATGATACCAGCAACACGGTGAAATATGACGACGGAATAAATGGCCAACTCGTGATAAGGGGTGCTATAACCAGGAGCATGCCCCACACAAAGAAGCTGGACATCATCGTGAGCAGCAGCATAGTGTGGTTTCGATTCCAGGCTGAAGTATCAATCTCTCGCCGAATGTCAGTATAAGAATCGCTGTCAGTATGAAGCAAAGAAGCAAATTCAGGAGAGTCCATAAAAATTTCTCCAAGAATGGCCTGCCAATTCTGAATTTTTGCAGGTATGTGCCAGATTGATTGAAAGTACTATCCTCTTAACTGCTTCACTTTCTCGTGTTCTTTTCATAAATAGTCCCTCCGCCGGCATTACCCGGATCAGGTTCCAAGGGTCGACCAGATATCCTCTCAGCCTCCGAAGAAGCTCCCCTTACAGGAGAAAATTGTTTCCTAATACTTAAAGAATTTTTAGCTCAGCCCGCTGCGTGGGTAAGAAGGAAACATTGCCAGGGAGCGTGTTCATCACCCACAGTCAAGGAAGCTGAAGATTCATATGCAGGTTAAAATTATGGCTATTATGGGTACTGATCCGGCAATTGATGTCGTAGATCTCCAGAAAAGTTATGGAGAACTGAAGGCGGTAAATGGGCTGTCTTTTCAAGTCAAGCAGGGGGAGGTGTATAGTCTTCTGGGACCAAACGGCGCGGGGAAAACAACTACTGTTGAAATCCTCGAAGGAATAAGGAAGGCGGACGCTGGAAAAGTTTCTGTGCTGGGAGTTGACCCCTGGCACCACTCTTCTGACTTGAGGAAAACAGTCGGGATAATGCCACAGGACTTCAGATTCATGGAGCGTATAACACCCAGAGAAGCGATTGCATATTTCTCTTCACTGTTTGAAATGCCGGACAGGACAACTGAACTCATTGAACTTGTGGAGCTAGAGGCTTCAAAGGACGTATACTTTCAGAATCTTTCAGGCGGACAGAAACAGAAGGTCGGGATCTGCCTGGCCCTTGTCAATGATCCACAACTGATCTTCCTGGACGAACCGACTACAGGCCTCGATCCGCAGGCAAGAAGGAAAATCTGGGAGTTAATCAGAAAACTGAAGACTGAAAACCGGACGGTAATACTTACAACTCATTATCTGGAGGAGGCGCAGATACTGGCTGACCGTGTCGGTATAGTCGACCACGGAAAAATGATTGTTGAGGGAAGTCCTGAACAGATCATCAGGAGAATGGGTAAGGGAAGAAGGCTTCACCTGAAGAACAGTGATAGACTTACGACGCATCTGCAGGACAATCTGGGACTTGAATTCACGGTTAAGGGCGATGATGTTTCCATAGGAGTAAGAAACAACAATGACGTGATAAACGTTCTGCGGTACGCTGAAGAGAATGGCATAGAACTTACAAATTTATCTCTGCAGGAAGACACGCTGGAGGACATTTTTGTTGATCTCATCGAGAAGGAGAATGAGTAGAGTGAAGGTAAAGAATATATTCGCTGACCTCAAGGTGTATGGAAAAAACTACATGAGAAGCCCCACGGCGGTCTTCTTTGTGTTCATATTCCCGCTCATTTTAATGCTTATCTTCGGTTCAATATTTTCAGGGAACGGGTCGACTACAGCCCAACTTTACGTGCAGAACTTGGATGACAACAGCAACCTCTCCAGCAGTTTCGTTGCAGTACTGAACCAGACCGGTATTGTGGATGTGCATATGGTTCCTTCTACAGTGAACCTGCAGTCATATATCTCGCAGAACTCAATATCTGCTGCTCTGTTGATCCCGGCAAATTTTTCGCAGTCTGTAGGTTCTGGTAAAGCGTACTTAACCTACTATGATAATCCTTCAGTGTCAACAAGTGGAGTTGCTGAGCAGGCAATAAGTTTTGCTGTGCAGTATCTCAATAACAATATTTCCCACGCGCATCCCGTAATATTCTTTAGCAGCACATCTGTCTCGACTCACGCAACCAGCTACATAGATTTTCTCATTCCTGGCCTGATAGGTTTGGTGATACTTACATCTCCAATGTTCTCCATGACCTACCTGGTCAGTTCCTATAAACGGGACAAGATTTTCAGGCAGCTTTCTCTCACCCCCCTCTCAAAGCAGGAGTGGTTCCTTTCGAAATTCATATGGTACCTGATGATTTCCGCCCTTTCGGCACTGGAAATTATTGCAGTAGGCGTATTCCTCTTTCATTCTGTAATTTCCCTGAGTTTCCTTATGATCCCCTTCATACTCGTAGGAGTATTTATGTTCACTTCACTTGGGATTCTTGCCGGGTCTGTTGCAAAGTCCGAGGAAAGCGCATCTGTCGTTGGAAACGTTATCACGTTTCCCATGATGTTTCTGGCCGGGACATTCTTTCCAATTTCAATAATGCCACTGTGGCTTCAGGCATTTGCTCATGTGCTTCCTCTTTACTATGTGATTGACGGTCTCAATTCCGTTACGATCTACGCGAACTACAGCAGTGCCTTGCTTGACATCATTGTAAGCCTGGTCGTGGCTGCAGTAATTTTTGTGCTGTCAATGCTCAAGTTCAGCTGGAAGGAGGAGTAGTGGCCAGATTTATTCATTTGGAATGGGTGATATTGCGTAACAGCCCAAAATTTACACGAGGAAAACTCATCTTTCCTCCCAGCCTTTTATCCGGTACCGGAATCAATTGCCGGGGGATAAAAAGAAAGTTGTAATGAAAATTATTGAAAACTCAGCAGGGCAATGTAATTGAAATTAATTGAACATACGTATTCGGGGATTAGAAATTATTCAATAGAAATGCTCATATATGTTCCATGTAATTCTTCTTCGCTGATTATGGGACTTGGAA is a window from the Thermoplasmatales archaeon genome containing:
- a CDS encoding acetyl coenzyme A synthetase (ADP forming), alpha domain, whose translation is MYDENRTEELLRKSKNIAVVGISDKTERPSYDVSSYLVRHGFNVIPVNPSIDTWNGIKAYPDLLSIPSATKINIVDIFRKSEQVLPVVEEALKIHPDVIWMQEGVINIEAAELAKRNNVSVVMDRCIKKEHMRHTLK
- a CDS encoding putative N-acetyltransferase; this translates as MTLIRELPEEKWADYRDLRLMALKQEPEAFGSSYEEEINLQETEWRKRTHNALFATEGSLIVGMIGVIFGNRIKTGHVASIVSFFVLPEYRKRGIGKELLEAAIERARGNPQVLKVELFVNPVQAQAVRLYEKNGFRTTGLMTGQLKVAGKLYDELYMEKFFNRTQG
- the aglF_1 gene encoding UTP--glucose-1-phosphate uridylyltransferase AglF: MIGVILAGGYGKRLKPITDEIPKTLIGIRENYTIMDRQIYDFKNIGIEEIYILSGYLGHKIEERYGDTDGEVKFHYFCEEKPLGTLFSIRNLLEHRSDEDIILRNGDTVTDLNMDRFVQFAENSKYGMTMFVTRMKSPYGIVETFGDEVLSFKEKPYLDYYINAGFYFLKKSIFKYFFDDYFDKDVETTVFPKLVSAKEVCVYKEDTMWMGIDSEKDLEMVRDEYSNREDTPSGYIKNLYTHGKSSIVEYFIKSGKSQKILSGRNSVARVLRGNGLIVSGSNSKYKENQIIPMNEDLEFRAFENSIIDVTVT
- a CDS encoding carboxylate/amino acid/amine transporter yields the protein MEPQYKGYLMIIVAASLWGLSGTAAQDLFHSYGIQPVWLVEIRMFFSGIILLVGYHLFVPERDGKNTVRLVDILSMVIFGVIGLLGVQLAYFMTIDYSNAATATLLQYIAPFFIIVWFVLVGTKRIYAFEIISVLIAITGLFLLLSDGSLSGLKVSEMAVYWGIASALAAAFYTVYPYRLIGRFNPTLVTGLGMIFGSFIPMPFYLPWNYSGFRVDTISILLILFIIVLGTALPFLLYIGSLRLVSASRASILSVFEPLSAVLATVLILGTKLGVFQIAGGLLIVVSTVIISVKSGIMQPASARMK
- the thpS_1 gene encoding Thermopsin precursor, with the translated sequence MKSSRRRMIVVISILIVTITVISAANVYQQGPGSGHASFSVQATVNGSSPVAASNNTQNISISREFASTVTAVANASSALNKYLFLPNIGANISMVNGHVSPLYTGAPAPMGIGDFGIVNGTGQNYNTSSFEGTLTVNNLSDFYLLNDGPHSISVQLNAILRNVTIEGSANYSFWTQNVMTYSTRTHNLTFEDNVWNFSSPTSVIEQGTILNSTGKVVEYPGVHIALGPNFTVSTPFSVKLYLNSTNNGTANNIVFFNYSLTGNINGKQNTTSGTFDRVTFNSAGGEPSTYRAKPANFSVSGTTPAPNGLLYDAEFMIGGPGGGSTTSIYNMSANMTLQYKNSTGYRNVPSAYDFGTDTGETSVGISEYYSTSNIVHLNAGPSLLYGFWNTTSGNGMVSVKSGKSVYSGTLSPSNGFVFISMGNNFSSTTAEWAPTAPDGSFSFKLPAGNYSAMAMMSNHNPFQVKLKQASANPLTLTPNYATGIYTPIFADGNSQLHNISYSGSGTAASPYVLFGGNESSAINPLFTEMNDFTFPVFGGLMISNVSNHTIIQPPSFRVSYPVSDLTQLTAAGLPEVNYLSMLVYGSSNMTIENSSYISGWFSSYLSGFPVANIVMWNSTNMNITGNYFASQGSSLLIYNDNNTDSNNTINGNYFTIDATVTNALDQYFLNSNSPVGLQVYSSNNTIYNNFFSGTVPAVSPGGRGNNIYNGGTVSYIDKWNISQTPGINIIGGQNISGNYWMNYNDGSGQPHNDSGLIAHGSDQSPLHYPNSVTFKPSGLNPGTSYLVEFQANFLTQKDVPTILFGGAIVSGDSAFSLPNGSYQYYAEAAGLYTTVTGNFAINGKNTSAPLRFVSTETYEIVFNPIGLSGGSYWNITISGSTISPVTAYSAPGVGLIFFGAPNGTYNYTVLAYGYTLLSPNGTVNVSGSDKEVNLSFTPDEYSVSITEKGLPANTAWSVTLGGKQYNTSSNTLTIPGLTPGTYNYTVNGVAGYVASPGGEFTLGFNNSYIGVTFTTTLSPILLAGYAILGVIAGGVVSAFIVYSRMRRK
- a CDS encoding putative 3-hydroxyphenylpropionic transporter MhpT, coding for MDSPEFASLLHTDSDSYTDIRREIDTSAWNRNHTMLLLTMMSSFFVWGMLLVIAPLITSWPFIPSSYFTVLLVSSPAGLLSGNLLMGYLSDRYGRKRIFIITLLLGIIGISGILVSVTPLEIVVSIFLAEMGFGGDETVSLAFMAEQFPIRYRGKTLIAASNSANIGVAAISAVFLFMPASVTYQKDIFAVMIVLALAVALITRAKLPESYRWSYVSHSAAHKLSWKFSRYDYLKFLVLTSFAITIVLTFALAGYVIGPYEFPALTSLIAFAYGAAEAATGIVLLLFINMIGRRKLSVIAYAGGFLSMALFIPYSFYSRSVSLLALLLVLNAVFGEMGWAVRELLQPELFTTVYRGKGISSVRGIAYALYIITLLAISGFSLTDYILYAVAVWAIGMFASVAWYLRGRETLDSSLV
- the malK_3 gene encoding Trehalose/maltose import ATP-binding protein MalK, with product MAIMGTDPAIDVVDLQKSYGELKAVNGLSFQVKQGEVYSLLGPNGAGKTTTVEILEGIRKADAGKVSVLGVDPWHHSSDLRKTVGIMPQDFRFMERITPREAIAYFSSLFEMPDRTTELIELVELEASKDVYFQNLSGGQKQKVGICLALVNDPQLIFLDEPTTGLDPQARRKIWELIRKLKTENRTVILTTHYLEEAQILADRVGIVDHGKMIVEGSPEQIIRRMGKGRRLHLKNSDRLTTHLQDNLGLEFTVKGDDVSIGVRNNNDVINVLRYAEENGIELTNLSLQEDTLEDIFVDLIEKENE
- a CDS encoding inner membrane transport permease, with the protein product MSRVKVKNIFADLKVYGKNYMRSPTAVFFVFIFPLILMLIFGSIFSGNGSTTAQLYVQNLDDNSNLSSSFVAVLNQTGIVDVHMVPSTVNLQSYISQNSISAALLIPANFSQSVGSGKAYLTYYDNPSVSTSGVAEQAISFAVQYLNNNISHAHPVIFFSSTSVSTHATSYIDFLIPGLIGLVILTSPMFSMTYLVSSYKRDKIFRQLSLTPLSKQEWFLSKFIWYLMISALSALEIIAVGVFLFHSVISLSFLMIPFILVGVFMFTSLGILAGSVAKSEESASVVGNVITFPMMFLAGTFFPISIMPLWLQAFAHVLPLYYVIDGLNSVTIYANYSSALLDIIVSLVVAAVIFVLSMLKFSWKEE